The following proteins come from a genomic window of Gimesia chilikensis:
- a CDS encoding GspE/PulE family protein has translation MKSFWAYLLILLSVLCVSAELQAQPVVEGDNGNDSAARTPANTGQVGKYPPIPIRFFRGNGPATSSQGFYFNFWKMLFVCLLFLLWAKTSYWVDDDSRALKCNTEFWSSLILVAGALGFLLVFCMPNFIVGFLVLAAAYAAPLGFYINERNAKVPASSKVMTPDHIRKLTLRYLARMGIRVGGKKTQEAAMGPDIRFIGKSATGRGDDPSSSRRVENSRGFLAAKELIHDAIMRRATDVHLEPKEDEYGVRLRIDGVMYPTEGFDRSIGEAVLNIFKVLGAMDITEKRRPQDGSFRAIMPDREIDFRLASQGTRYGEKMSLRILDQTNSIASLSELGLRKQIVDKMSSIVKQPHGLFLCCGPTGAGKSTTLYAALHEIDPYQRNIITIEDPVEYRIENVSQIEINQKAGQTFAESLRSILRQDPDVVMIGEIRDAETARIACQAANTGHMVFSTVHANDTFTALYRLIDLEVEPFMLASSLSALLAQRLARRLCPDCKEAYQPNPEFLKKANLPPDKVKSFYRQPKNPEIVCPTCGGLGYFGRISVVELLEFNERMRDMIRDDAGMSQLKAQARKNGMLYMKEEGLRLVVKGITSIDELLRVVK, from the coding sequence GTGAAATCTTTCTGGGCATATTTATTGATTCTGTTGAGCGTGTTATGCGTCTCGGCAGAGTTGCAGGCTCAACCCGTTGTCGAGGGCGATAACGGGAACGATTCTGCAGCGCGGACACCTGCGAATACAGGGCAGGTAGGAAAGTATCCCCCGATCCCGATCCGGTTCTTCAGGGGCAACGGGCCTGCGACCTCCTCGCAGGGGTTTTATTTCAACTTCTGGAAGATGCTGTTTGTCTGCCTGCTGTTTCTGTTGTGGGCGAAAACATCTTACTGGGTGGACGATGACAGCAGGGCGTTGAAGTGTAACACGGAATTCTGGAGTTCGCTGATTCTGGTAGCCGGTGCGCTCGGATTTCTGCTGGTGTTCTGTATGCCGAATTTCATTGTCGGTTTTCTGGTTCTGGCAGCCGCCTATGCGGCGCCGCTGGGGTTCTATATCAATGAGCGGAATGCCAAAGTGCCTGCTTCCAGCAAGGTGATGACGCCCGATCATATTCGCAAGCTGACTTTACGTTACCTCGCACGGATGGGAATCCGCGTGGGGGGCAAGAAGACCCAGGAAGCCGCGATGGGGCCCGATATCCGTTTTATCGGGAAATCAGCGACGGGGCGGGGTGACGATCCCAGCAGTTCGCGTCGGGTGGAGAATTCGCGTGGGTTCCTGGCAGCGAAAGAGCTGATTCACGATGCGATCATGCGTCGCGCCACCGACGTGCACCTGGAGCCGAAAGAGGATGAATACGGGGTCCGCCTGCGTATCGACGGGGTGATGTATCCCACCGAAGGCTTTGACCGTTCGATTGGTGAAGCGGTACTGAATATTTTCAAAGTGCTTGGTGCCATGGACATCACGGAGAAACGTCGTCCCCAGGATGGTAGTTTCCGTGCGATCATGCCAGACCGGGAGATCGATTTTCGTCTTGCCAGCCAGGGGACCCGTTACGGCGAAAAGATGAGTCTGCGTATTCTGGACCAGACGAACTCAATCGCTTCACTTTCGGAACTGGGGCTGCGGAAACAGATCGTCGACAAGATGAGCTCAATTGTCAAGCAGCCGCACGGCCTGTTCCTCTGCTGTGGTCCTACCGGTGCCGGTAAATCGACGACCTTGTATGCCGCTTTGCACGAAATTGACCCTTACCAGCGAAACATCATTACCATTGAAGACCCGGTGGAATACCGGATTGAGAATGTTTCGCAGATTGAAATCAACCAGAAAGCCGGCCAGACCTTTGCCGAGTCGCTGCGGAGTATTCTGCGTCAGGACCCGGACGTAGTCATGATCGGCGAAATTCGAGATGCCGAAACCGCGCGAATTGCCTGTCAGGCCGCGAATACCGGTCACATGGTGTTCTCCACGGTTCACGCCAACGATACCTTTACCGCTTTGTACCGTCTGATCGACCTGGAAGTCGAGCCGTTCATGCTGGCCAGTTCGCTGTCGGCACTGTTGGCTCAGCGTCTGGCGCGACGTCTGTGTCCGGACTGTAAAGAGGCGTATCAGCCCAATCCGGAGTTCCTGAAAAAGGCGAATCTGCCGCCGGATAAGGTAAAAAGTTTTTATCGTCAGCCGAAGAATCCGGAGATTGTCTGTCCGACCTGCGGCGGTCTGGGCTACTTCGGACGTATCAGCGTGGTGGAGCTGCTGGAATTCAACGAGCGGATGCGGGATATGATTCGCGACGATGCCGGCATGTCCCAGTTGAAAGCACAGGCCCGTAAGAACGGGATGCTGTATATGAAAGAAGAAGGCCTGCGGCTGGTAGTCAAAGGCATTACCTCGATTGATGAATTACTGCGTGTCGTGAAGTGA
- a CDS encoding CvpA family protein, with the protein MIDILLLAILGIVTWCVASEGAWGAGFIFVSVLLSGLLAMNFFEPLATFMSGNVIGSGAWQQRWDSIALIGLFVGFIFLFREVTVRIAPAYMQVHPLVHEIGRWGFAALTGYITMAFLLTALHTTALPREFIGFTPERQNLFGVVAPDRQWLGFTQYVSEKSMRNGALGHIFDGPEYPLPNHQNRVWPSFPIRYASRRASGTGAVAPPPVSKDKADRSF; encoded by the coding sequence ATGATTGATATTCTCTTGCTGGCGATTCTGGGAATTGTAACCTGGTGTGTTGCCAGCGAAGGCGCCTGGGGAGCGGGGTTCATTTTTGTCTCCGTGCTGTTGTCCGGGCTGCTGGCAATGAATTTCTTTGAACCGCTGGCCACGTTCATGTCCGGCAATGTGATTGGCTCTGGTGCCTGGCAACAGCGGTGGGACAGTATTGCGCTGATCGGGTTGTTTGTCGGATTCATATTCCTGTTTCGCGAGGTGACCGTACGGATTGCGCCTGCGTACATGCAGGTCCATCCCCTGGTGCACGAGATTGGTCGCTGGGGTTTCGCAGCACTCACCGGTTACATCACAATGGCGTTTCTGTTGACTGCCCTGCATACTACGGCATTGCCGCGAGAATTTATCGGTTTTACTCCAGAACGTCAGAACCTGTTTGGAGTGGTTGCCCCCGACCGCCAGTGGCTGGGTTTCACCCAGTACGTGTCTGAGAAGTCGATGCGGAACGGTGCCCTGGGGCATATCTTCGATGGTCCCGAGTACCCGCTGCCGAATCATCAGAATCGGGTCTGGCCTTCATTTCCGATTCGCTACGCTTCACGCCGGGCCAGTGGGACGGGGGCTGTTGCTCCGCCGCCGGTCTCCAAAGATAAAGCAGATCGCTCGTTCTAG
- the rdgB gene encoding RdgB/HAM1 family non-canonical purine NTP pyrophosphatase — translation MSHYPRIVLASRNQKKAGEIAELLEPHGIEVQSVADFPQAQEVVEDGHSFAENAAKKASETAQAISEWTIGEDSGLMIDALDGAPGIYSARYSGENATDEKNNAKMLEELKDVPLPERTAAYICNVALSNPQGEICLQVEARCRGRMTDEARGENGFGYDPYFEIIELHKTFGELAPIVKQHLSHRARAFERFIPQLVDLFHKLDD, via the coding sequence ATGTCTCACTACCCACGCATCGTGCTCGCCAGTCGTAACCAGAAAAAAGCAGGCGAAATCGCCGAACTGCTCGAACCGCATGGTATCGAAGTTCAGAGTGTCGCCGACTTTCCCCAGGCGCAGGAGGTCGTTGAAGACGGCCATTCCTTCGCAGAGAACGCTGCCAAGAAAGCATCCGAAACCGCACAGGCAATCTCCGAGTGGACCATCGGCGAAGACAGCGGGCTGATGATCGACGCGTTAGACGGAGCGCCCGGAATCTATTCGGCCCGCTATAGTGGGGAGAATGCGACCGACGAAAAAAACAACGCCAAAATGCTGGAGGAACTCAAAGATGTTCCCCTGCCCGAACGGACCGCCGCCTACATCTGTAACGTGGCCCTCTCCAATCCCCAGGGGGAGATTTGCCTGCAGGTCGAAGCCCGTTGTCGGGGACGAATGACAGACGAAGCACGCGGCGAAAACGGCTTCGGCTACGATCCTTATTTCGAGATCATCGAGCTGCACAAAACGTTCGGCGAGCTGGCCCCCATCGTCAAGCAGCACCTTAGCCACCGCGCACGAGCTTTTGAACGCTTCATACCGCAGCTGGTCGACCTCTTCCATAAACTGGATGATTAA
- a CDS encoding metallophosphoesterase family protein has product MRVLVISDIHSNWAALSSLQEEFDYCLCIGDLVDYGTDPVPCIEWVKQHATACVRGNHDHAVAQRVEAKGSTGFRKLACFTRPLHWDLLDRVRMKYLARLPISQQITIEGVTFYLVHGTPRDPLDEYLGENEAGWRSRLQGINANFVCVGHTHLPFHLDLGDKQVINPGSVGQPRDGDPRCSYAIIEDGKVTLKRQEYDIEAAIRQMEAAGLSGESLELGASVLRNGRMTAEASQKE; this is encoded by the coding sequence ATGCGTGTACTCGTGATTTCGGACATTCATTCCAACTGGGCGGCTCTGTCTTCGCTTCAGGAAGAATTCGATTATTGTCTCTGTATCGGCGATCTGGTGGATTATGGCACCGACCCGGTGCCCTGCATCGAATGGGTGAAGCAGCATGCGACCGCCTGTGTGCGGGGGAACCACGATCACGCCGTCGCCCAACGAGTGGAAGCCAAGGGGTCGACCGGATTTCGAAAGCTGGCCTGTTTCACGCGTCCGCTGCACTGGGACCTGCTGGATCGGGTACGTATGAAATACCTGGCGCGGCTGCCGATCTCACAACAGATCACAATTGAAGGGGTAACCTTCTACCTGGTACATGGAACCCCCCGCGATCCCCTGGATGAATATCTGGGTGAAAACGAAGCGGGCTGGAGGTCACGTCTACAGGGAATCAATGCGAATTTTGTCTGCGTGGGGCATACCCATCTTCCGTTCCATCTCGATCTGGGAGACAAGCAGGTGATTAACCCGGGCAGCGTGGGACAGCCTCGCGACGGGGACCCGCGTTGTTCCTATGCGATCATTGAGGACGGTAAGGTGACTCTCAAGCGGCAGGAATATGATATCGAGGCCGCGATTCGTCAGATGGAAGCGGCCGGCCTCTCCGGAGAATCACTGGAGCTGGGCGCCAGCGTTCTCCGGAATGGACGAATGACTGCAGAAGCGAGTCAGAAAGAGTGA
- a CDS encoding class II fumarate hydratase, translated as MSGFRTERDSMGEVQVPAEAYYGAQTQRAVENFQISGNTLPPSLIHAMGKVKLAAAHANRDLGKLSGTGKNPLNDEQIKALVSAATEVSEGKYDDQFPIDVYQTGSGTSSNMNVNEVISNRAIEILGEDRFAADKSVHPNDHVNMGQSTNDTFPTAIHVAVATSIHEQLIPGLEKMAASLKEKAKAWDQIIKIGRTHLADATPLRLGQEFGGFARQLELSIGRAKRAAEAVYELPVGGTAVGSGINTHPEFGKRVSEELAKLTGIAFVEAVDHFEGNAQRDGLVECHAELKTIATTLFNVSNNIRWLGSGPRCGFYEVKIPDLQPGSSIMPGKVNPVMCESMMQATTRVIGNDQTITMSGAAGGQFQLNIMMPVMGFTALESVHLLANSCNEFVKLCLDNMEANEEACNAAVENSLSMVTSLNPHIGYEKASALAKEAFKSGKTIRELCTEQEILPAETLKEALDPMSMTEPQA; from the coding sequence ATGTCGGGGTTTCGAACCGAACGTGATTCAATGGGCGAAGTGCAGGTTCCCGCAGAAGCGTATTATGGCGCACAGACACAGCGGGCCGTTGAGAATTTTCAGATCTCCGGGAACACATTGCCCCCCAGCCTGATCCACGCCATGGGCAAGGTTAAGCTGGCCGCCGCACATGCGAATCGCGATCTGGGAAAACTCTCAGGCACGGGTAAGAATCCCCTCAATGACGAACAGATCAAGGCCCTGGTCTCAGCTGCCACCGAAGTTTCCGAAGGCAAATACGACGATCAGTTCCCGATCGACGTCTACCAGACCGGCTCGGGAACCTCGAGCAACATGAACGTCAACGAAGTGATCAGCAACCGGGCGATTGAAATTCTGGGAGAAGACCGCTTCGCCGCAGATAAATCCGTGCATCCCAACGATCACGTGAATATGGGACAGAGCACCAACGACACCTTCCCAACCGCCATTCACGTCGCTGTCGCGACCAGCATTCACGAACAGCTGATCCCCGGTCTGGAAAAGATGGCTGCCAGCCTGAAAGAAAAGGCGAAAGCCTGGGACCAGATCATCAAGATCGGACGGACTCACCTGGCAGACGCCACACCTCTGCGACTCGGCCAGGAATTTGGCGGCTTCGCCCGTCAGCTGGAACTGAGTATCGGGCGAGCCAAACGAGCCGCGGAAGCCGTCTATGAACTGCCCGTCGGTGGAACGGCGGTTGGTTCCGGAATCAACACGCACCCCGAATTCGGCAAACGGGTCAGCGAAGAACTGGCGAAGCTGACGGGAATCGCTTTCGTCGAAGCTGTCGACCACTTCGAAGGCAACGCCCAGCGCGACGGTCTGGTTGAATGCCACGCCGAACTGAAAACCATCGCCACCACTCTGTTCAACGTCTCTAACAACATTCGCTGGCTCGGCTCGGGTCCGCGCTGCGGATTCTATGAAGTTAAAATCCCCGACCTGCAGCCGGGCAGCTCGATCATGCCGGGCAAGGTTAACCCGGTCATGTGCGAAAGCATGATGCAGGCCACCACCCGCGTGATCGGCAACGACCAGACCATCACCATGTCGGGAGCCGCCGGCGGTCAGTTCCAGTTGAATATCATGATGCCCGTCATGGGCTTCACCGCCCTGGAAAGCGTGCACCTGCTGGCGAATTCCTGCAACGAATTCGTGAAGCTCTGTCTGGATAACATGGAAGCCAACGAAGAGGCCTGCAACGCGGCCGTGGAAAACAGCCTGTCGATGGTGACCAGCCTGAATCCACATATCGGCTACGAGAAAGCATCTGCGCTCGCCAAGGAAGCGTTCAAGTCAGGCAAGACGATTCGTGAGCTCTGCACCGAGCAGGAAATCCTGCCTGCAGAGACTCTGAAAGAAGCCCTCGACCCGATGAGCATGACCGAGCCTCAGGCCTAA
- a CDS encoding PVC-type heme-binding CxxCH protein: protein MKLRLFLLLTILASGSLYVVSQAAPPTPPPNNTGGEFFSPADSLKQFTVPEDLKLEQVLAEPNVKQPIFLNFDERGRMWVINYLQYPYPEGLRILSKDKHHRAVYDKVPLPPPHGDKGDDQITIHEDTDGDGKYDKHSVFLDDLNIASSFVKGRGGVWVLNPPYLLFYPDKNNDDVPDGDPVVHLEGFGLEDTHSVVNSLRWGPDGWLYSSQGSTVSGKVKKPGQKDSEAIQTLGQLIWRYHPEKKIYEIFAEGGGNAFGVEIDDKGRLYSGHNGGNTRGFHYTQGSYYQKGFGKHGPLSNPYAFGYFQAMKHAKVPRFTHNFIIYEAETLPQKYWGHLFGIEPLQGRVVESAVTADGSSYQTEDLQRPVATTDKRFRPVDIKLGPDGAIYFCDMYEHQIAHGQHYSGQVEKGDGRIYRLTAKDARPLAPFDLGKKSSQELIAVLDHPNRWFRQQALRLFGDRKDASVIPALKQKLFETDGQSALEALWALNLSGGFDEAVAAKSLKHSDPFVRAWTIRLLCDDHRVSPEIGQQLIALALTEPHVQVRSQLASSSKRLPADPGLPIAFNLLTRSEDLDDVHIPLILWWSLEKRVNEDRDALLAYFAKPEVWQSPLVEKYILERIMRRFAATGSRNDLLVCAKLLELAPEKSHAEILMSGFETAMKGRSTASFPKELVAAMSKYGGQSISLGLRQGDKEAIQKALKIVADSKADNQKRLDLIQIFGEVKVPACVPVLLDIISNSSDLQMQIAAISALQQYPDDTIGKTVTNLYPNMSDDLRSAAQTLLTIRKAWAKDFLQAIDAGKINKTTVPVETARKMTVFSDDGISNLIQKHFGSIAGATTEQMQQQIAAHQKMLLASQAEPDRYAGEKLFQKHCGKCHKLFGDGGEIGPDLTSFKRDDVGRMLVNIVNPSNEIREGFETYLVVTDDGRVVNGFLADQDNNVIVIRSADGQSITVERDNIDEMLPQKKSLMPEGLLDKLSDQEIQDLFSYLRSSQPLP from the coding sequence ATGAAACTGCGATTGTTCTTACTGCTCACCATCCTCGCCTCCGGTTCTCTCTACGTCGTCAGCCAGGCGGCTCCTCCGACACCGCCGCCTAATAATACGGGAGGCGAATTTTTCAGTCCCGCCGACTCGCTGAAACAATTCACCGTTCCGGAAGATCTCAAGCTCGAACAGGTGCTGGCCGAGCCAAATGTCAAACAGCCCATCTTCCTCAACTTTGATGAGCGGGGACGGATGTGGGTCATCAACTATCTGCAGTACCCTTACCCTGAGGGACTGCGAATCCTCAGTAAAGATAAACACCACCGGGCCGTCTACGACAAAGTCCCCCTGCCTCCCCCGCACGGCGACAAGGGAGACGACCAGATCACCATTCACGAAGATACCGACGGTGACGGCAAGTATGACAAACATTCTGTTTTTCTCGACGATTTGAACATCGCCTCTTCGTTCGTCAAAGGACGGGGCGGCGTCTGGGTCTTGAACCCGCCTTACCTGCTGTTCTATCCGGATAAAAACAACGACGATGTACCGGACGGCGATCCCGTTGTGCACCTCGAAGGTTTCGGCCTGGAAGATACCCACTCGGTCGTCAACAGTCTCCGCTGGGGACCGGACGGCTGGCTCTATTCCTCTCAGGGAAGTACCGTCTCCGGTAAAGTGAAAAAGCCGGGACAGAAAGACAGCGAAGCCATCCAGACGCTCGGCCAGCTGATCTGGCGTTATCATCCCGAAAAGAAAATTTACGAGATCTTCGCGGAAGGGGGCGGCAATGCGTTCGGCGTCGAGATCGACGATAAGGGACGTCTCTACTCCGGCCATAACGGCGGTAACACACGCGGCTTCCACTACACCCAGGGAAGCTATTACCAGAAAGGGTTTGGCAAACACGGCCCCCTCTCGAACCCTTACGCCTTCGGCTACTTTCAGGCCATGAAGCATGCCAAGGTTCCCCGCTTCACGCATAACTTCATTATCTACGAAGCCGAGACACTGCCCCAAAAGTACTGGGGGCACCTGTTTGGCATCGAACCTCTGCAGGGCCGCGTGGTAGAAAGCGCAGTCACTGCCGACGGTTCATCCTACCAGACCGAAGACCTGCAACGTCCGGTCGCGACCACCGACAAACGCTTCCGCCCCGTCGACATTAAACTCGGCCCGGACGGTGCAATTTATTTCTGCGACATGTACGAACATCAGATTGCCCACGGACAGCATTACTCGGGGCAGGTCGAAAAAGGGGACGGCCGCATCTATCGGCTGACAGCGAAAGATGCCAGGCCGCTGGCACCGTTTGACCTGGGCAAGAAGTCATCTCAAGAACTGATCGCGGTGCTCGATCATCCCAACCGCTGGTTCCGTCAACAGGCACTACGGCTGTTCGGCGACCGCAAGGATGCCTCGGTGATCCCCGCCCTGAAACAGAAGCTGTTCGAAACCGACGGCCAGTCTGCACTGGAAGCACTCTGGGCGCTGAACCTCAGTGGCGGCTTTGATGAAGCGGTCGCAGCGAAGTCGCTCAAACACTCTGACCCCTTCGTCAGGGCCTGGACGATTCGCCTGCTCTGCGATGACCACCGGGTCTCTCCCGAAATCGGACAACAGTTGATCGCCCTGGCACTCACCGAGCCTCACGTTCAGGTCCGCAGCCAGCTGGCCAGTTCGTCGAAACGGCTTCCCGCCGATCCGGGACTGCCGATCGCCTTTAACCTGCTCACTCGCTCGGAAGATCTGGACGACGTACATATCCCGCTGATCCTCTGGTGGTCGTTGGAAAAACGGGTCAATGAAGACCGGGACGCCCTGCTGGCGTACTTCGCAAAACCGGAAGTCTGGCAGTCGCCACTCGTGGAGAAATACATTCTGGAGCGGATCATGCGCCGCTTCGCCGCGACTGGCTCGCGTAACGATCTACTGGTCTGTGCGAAACTGCTCGAGCTGGCTCCTGAAAAATCACACGCCGAAATTCTGATGTCCGGCTTCGAAACCGCCATGAAGGGACGCTCCACGGCCAGCTTCCCCAAAGAGCTGGTCGCCGCCATGTCGAAGTATGGCGGACAGTCGATCTCCCTGGGTCTGCGACAGGGTGACAAAGAGGCTATCCAGAAAGCGCTGAAGATCGTCGCGGATTCCAAAGCAGATAACCAGAAGCGACTCGACCTGATTCAGATCTTTGGTGAAGTCAAAGTTCCTGCCTGCGTCCCCGTCCTGCTGGATATCATTTCCAACTCAAGTGACCTGCAGATGCAGATCGCAGCCATCAGCGCCCTGCAGCAATACCCGGACGACACCATCGGCAAAACAGTGACTAACCTCTATCCCAATATGTCGGACGATCTGCGGAGTGCCGCCCAGACCCTGCTTACGATTCGTAAAGCATGGGCGAAGGATTTCCTGCAGGCCATCGATGCCGGCAAGATTAACAAGACAACAGTCCCCGTCGAAACCGCCCGCAAGATGACAGTCTTCAGCGATGATGGCATCAGCAATCTGATTCAGAAACACTTCGGCTCGATCGCGGGTGCGACCACCGAACAGATGCAGCAACAGATCGCAGCGCACCAGAAGATGCTGCTCGCCAGTCAGGCAGAGCCCGATCGCTACGCGGGTGAGAAGCTCTTCCAGAAGCACTGTGGTAAATGCCATAAACTGTTCGGCGATGGCGGTGAGATCGGCCCCGATTTGACGTCCTTCAAACGGGACGACGTGGGCCGCATGCTGGTCAACATTGTCAATCCGTCCAATGAAATCCGGGAAGGTTTCGAAACCTATCTGGTTGTCACTGATGACGGACGGGTAGTGAACGGCTTCCTGGCAGACCAGGACAACAATGTGATCGTCATCCGCAGTGCGGACGGCCAGAGCATCACCGTCGAACGCGACAACATCGACGAAATGCTGCCCCAGAAAAAATCGCTGATGCCCGAGGGGCTGCTCGACAAGCTTTCGGATCAGGAAATCCAGGACCTGTTCAGCTACCTCCGCAGCTCCCAGCCGCTGCCGTAA
- a CDS encoding SMP-30/gluconolactonase/LRE family protein: MLKSVTSILLLCLLVCDTLPLSGAEPKESHPVPRTVAPGAELEEEYAAKAFFEGPVWDPVGKKWYFTSFVDKDTKILRLDGEGQARIWLDNTKGINGTYLSNEGNMLGAQAYGQHVMSYGFGESGPSETTVIAANPQWNQPNDVCQTPNGNIYFTDPDFKNRKTSAVYVRTTDGAVKKIITEMPVPNGIIASNDGKTLYVGDSHEKLWRSYPILEDGTVGEGKVFFNPETARQDSPDGMSIDAEGNLYLSGRGGVWVASPEGKSLGLIPVPVFCSNVSFGGEDGKTLLLTCSNKVYSLKMKVPGGQYR, from the coding sequence ATGCTGAAATCTGTGACATCGATACTGCTGTTGTGCCTGCTCGTCTGTGACACGCTCCCGCTTTCTGGAGCAGAGCCGAAAGAATCGCACCCGGTCCCCAGGACTGTGGCTCCCGGTGCCGAGTTAGAGGAAGAGTATGCTGCGAAAGCCTTCTTTGAGGGCCCCGTCTGGGATCCCGTGGGGAAGAAGTGGTACTTCACTTCGTTTGTGGACAAAGACACCAAGATCCTACGTCTGGACGGGGAAGGGCAGGCGCGCATCTGGCTGGATAATACCAAAGGCATCAATGGCACCTATCTCTCCAACGAGGGGAACATGCTGGGAGCGCAGGCCTACGGTCAGCACGTGATGAGTTACGGCTTTGGTGAATCGGGGCCGAGTGAGACCACCGTGATTGCCGCGAACCCGCAATGGAATCAGCCCAATGATGTCTGTCAGACTCCGAATGGAAATATCTATTTTACCGACCCGGATTTCAAGAACCGGAAAACGAGCGCTGTCTACGTTAGAACAACCGATGGTGCTGTGAAGAAAATCATTACCGAGATGCCGGTGCCGAACGGAATTATCGCGTCGAATGACGGCAAGACTTTGTATGTCGGCGACAGTCATGAGAAACTGTGGCGGAGCTATCCCATTCTAGAAGATGGCACGGTCGGTGAGGGCAAAGTCTTTTTCAATCCGGAGACCGCACGTCAGGATTCGCCCGACGGGATGAGCATCGATGCCGAAGGGAACCTGTATCTGTCAGGGCGGGGCGGTGTCTGGGTGGCGAGCCCTGAGGGGAAATCGCTCGGACTGATTCCCGTGCCTGTCTTCTGTTCGAACGTCAGCTTCGGCGGCGAGGATGGCAAGACTCTCCTGCTGACCTGCTCCAACAAGGTTTACAGCCTGAAAATGAAAGTCCCGGGTGGCCAGTACCGCTGA
- a CDS encoding type IV pilus twitching motility protein PilT, with amino-acid sequence MATTVPAKAKEISPITGRAENEVDKVFRQLIKHGGSDLHMQVGKAPILRVKGTLRELQMDPIDRDQMMALFDPMMDERNKKIFHDEGGADFSYVVEHEGEAWRFRVNLFIQLGFPGMVSRKIERSIPNFEGLFLPPVMESLCKFDQGMVLLAGVTGSGKSTTIASMLNWVNDHYRKHILTIEDPIEFVYTQNKCLINQREVGIDVKDFEIAMKHAVRQDPDIMLVGEMRDMETFSTAIHAAETGHLVFGTIHASNAPSCIGRILDLFPQDMHKALRGSLAFNMRAIVAQKLLKTIVDKPGRVPIVEIMTFNPTVRKLVLEEQDEKLAAAIRIGKDEGMQQFNDSLKGFIDREFISRADAFEISPNVEELKMTLKGIDVKGAAIL; translated from the coding sequence ATGGCGACAACCGTTCCTGCGAAAGCAAAAGAGATCTCCCCGATCACCGGGCGTGCTGAAAATGAAGTTGATAAAGTGTTCCGCCAGCTGATCAAGCACGGCGGTTCCGACTTGCACATGCAGGTTGGTAAAGCGCCCATCCTGCGTGTGAAGGGTACTCTCCGCGAACTGCAGATGGATCCGATCGACCGAGATCAGATGATGGCGTTGTTTGATCCTATGATGGATGAACGCAACAAGAAAATCTTCCACGACGAAGGGGGAGCCGACTTTTCCTACGTCGTCGAGCATGAAGGCGAAGCCTGGCGTTTCCGTGTGAACCTGTTTATTCAGCTCGGCTTTCCCGGCATGGTCTCCCGTAAAATTGAACGCTCGATTCCCAACTTTGAAGGGCTGTTCCTGCCCCCCGTGATGGAGTCACTATGTAAGTTCGACCAGGGCATGGTTCTGCTGGCCGGGGTGACGGGTAGTGGTAAAAGTACGACGATTGCATCCATGTTGAACTGGGTCAACGACCACTACCGCAAACACATCCTGACGATCGAAGACCCGATCGAATTCGTGTATACGCAGAACAAGTGTCTGATCAACCAGCGTGAAGTCGGGATCGATGTAAAGGACTTCGAAATCGCGATGAAACACGCCGTGCGTCAGGACCCCGACATCATGCTGGTGGGGGAAATGCGTGACATGGAAACATTCTCGACAGCGATCCATGCTGCGGAAACGGGGCACCTTGTGTTTGGAACAATTCACGCATCCAACGCTCCTTCCTGCATCGGTCGTATTCTCGACCTCTTCCCACAGGACATGCACAAAGCACTCCGCGGCTCGCTGGCCTTCAACATGCGTGCCATCGTGGCCCAGAAACTGTTGAAAACCATCGTCGATAAACCGGGTCGTGTGCCGATTGTGGAAATCATGACCTTCAACCCGACCGTGCGTAAGCTGGTACTGGAAGAGCAGGACGAAAAGCTGGCCGCCGCCATCCGGATCGGTAAAGACGAAGGGATGCAGCAGTTCAACGACAGCCTCAAAGGCTTCATCGACCGCGAGTTCATCAGTCGTGCCGACGCGTTCGAAATTTCACCGAACGTGGAAGAACTGAAGATGACCCTCAAAGGGATCGACGTCAAAGGCGCCGCGATTCTGTAA